One window of the Chryseobacterium sp. CY350 genome contains the following:
- a CDS encoding helix-turn-helix domain-containing protein, which produces MSLRKYQEKSNSPHPHIGEMVRKVMVKRGVSQAELARKMNVTSSSMAQYLQNSSLQFGILWNLGIALEHDFLTELLNYYPATISLNEKSKLVSELRDKTMTITDLEKKIKIYKSALGIRD; this is translated from the coding sequence ATGAGTTTAAGAAAGTATCAGGAAAAAAGTAATTCTCCTCATCCGCATATTGGGGAAATGGTTCGCAAAGTAATGGTTAAAAGGGGAGTTTCTCAGGCAGAGTTAGCAAGAAAGATGAATGTAACTTCGTCGTCAATGGCTCAGTATTTACAAAATTCTTCATTGCAGTTTGGGATCTTGTGGAATTTAGGAATCGCATTAGAGCATGATTTTTTGACAGAATTGCTCAATTATTACCCTGCAACTATTTCGCTCAATGAAAAATCAAAGTTGGTATCTGAACTGAGAGACAAAACAATGACAATCACTGATTTGGAAAAGAAAATAAAAATTTACAAATCGGCTTTGGGAATTAGAGATTAA
- a CDS encoding BtrH N-terminal domain-containing protein — protein sequence MKLNFEHHQTAHCENGVASNLLLNKGLKLSEPMIFGIGSGLFFVYLPFLKVNFAPGFSYRPMPGAIFSKAAKRLGIKIKRQRFSSPEEAQKALEKNLEQNIPTGLQVGVFNLTYFPEEYKFHFNAHNLVVYGKEDGKFLISDPVMDFATTLTEADLEKVRYAKGALAPKGHMYFPTHIPENVNLEEAIKKGIKDTCKNMLAPVPIIGVKAMRWVAKSIPKWAEKKGTKVTNHYLGQLIRMQEEIGTGGGGFRFIYGAFLQEAAVILKNNELKELSKEITAIGDLWRDFAVDIARVYKNRNSKSDIYNQLSKSMLHIADLEEAFYKKLRKAI from the coding sequence ATGAAATTGAATTTTGAACACCATCAGACAGCTCACTGCGAAAACGGTGTTGCCTCCAATTTACTACTAAACAAAGGTTTAAAACTTAGCGAACCAATGATTTTCGGAATTGGTTCCGGATTATTTTTCGTGTATTTACCTTTCCTAAAAGTAAATTTCGCACCAGGATTCAGTTACCGTCCGATGCCCGGAGCTATTTTCAGCAAAGCGGCAAAACGTTTAGGAATTAAAATTAAAAGACAACGATTTTCAAGTCCTGAAGAAGCTCAAAAAGCTTTAGAGAAAAATTTAGAACAAAATATCCCAACAGGTTTACAGGTAGGCGTTTTTAACCTTACTTATTTCCCTGAAGAATATAAATTCCACTTTAACGCCCACAACTTAGTGGTTTATGGAAAAGAAGACGGAAAATTCCTCATCAGCGACCCTGTAATGGATTTTGCAACTACTTTAACGGAAGCTGATCTTGAAAAAGTTCGTTATGCAAAAGGCGCACTTGCTCCGAAAGGTCATATGTATTTTCCTACGCACATTCCGGAAAATGTAAATTTGGAAGAAGCCATCAAAAAAGGAATCAAAGACACCTGCAAAAATATGTTGGCTCCCGTTCCAATTATCGGCGTAAAAGCAATGCGTTGGGTCGCGAAAAGCATTCCGAAATGGGCAGAGAAAAAAGGAACAAAAGTGACTAATCATTATCTCGGACAATTGATTAGAATGCAGGAAGAAATTGGGACCGGCGGTGGCGGATTCAGATTTATTTACGGTGCTTTTTTACAGGAAGCCGCTGTAATTCTTAAAAATAACGAGCTAAAGGAATTATCTAAAGAAATTACAGCAATCGGCGACCTTTGGAGAGATTTTGCCGTGGATATTGCAAGGGTTTATAAAAACAGAAATTCGAAAAGCGACATTTACAATCAGCTTTCAAAATCAATGTTGCATATTGCTGATTTGGAGGAAGCTTTTTATAAGAAATTGAGAAAAGCAATATAG
- a CDS encoding MMPL family transporter, which translates to MHRFFIYLYYLIAKNRFLSIAAALGISLLCLFFASKINFEEDINQIIPKSEKSDLTAKILKQLNFSDKIIVIIEKKSNDDQFQLSETADHFLEKTKPLAKYINSVQGKVNDSEISETFDFVNQNLPLFLDENDYREIERKLDKDSIAKQVENNYVSLVSPTSLVTKDFIKKDPLGITFLGIKKLNALNISKDFKLEDNYVVTKEGKNLLLFIEPKNKSNDTKNNEFFVNQLNQIKDNLNKEFKGKTELSYFGSPVIAVANAQQIKKDIQNTVIISMTVLLILLIYYFRSFFTPIIIFLPTLFSVLLALLVLYFIKDKISAISLSVGAILIGITIDYALHILTHYKHNNNIEELYKEITQPIILSSATTAVSFLCLVFVRSEALKDLGLFASITVLFSSVLALIIVPQLYHPKEKSDKLNTNFIDKIGHYPYEKNKTLIIGCSLVIVACLFGFKHVGFNEDIGDLNYIPKDLKISEAKLEKLSDITSKSIYTISYGNSEGEALTKNSDLSRFLEKEKQEGKILSYNSLGNVVLSKEDQQKKIQIWQNFWNKNRKEQAVSELAFNGNKFGFNSSAFDQFNENLNKTYSTLTLNDYEKINALQISEFLSQENGFYTVSNVVKVDEKKRDEFIKDVEKKHDAIAIDRQQMNENFLGLLKRDFNTLINYSLLAILLTIIVFFRNFELTLLTMFPIVLTGVVTAGILYFLGLELNIFSTVVCTLVFGVGDDFSIFLTQAMQKEHTTGKNQLPTYRISIILAVFTTILSIGSLIFAKHPALHSLALVALIGMLSVIIITSVLYPFWFRFLIINRAKKGLSPITLRLFLHSVMLFIYYGLGGLIFSVIGSIFVKNSKGKTLDIIKIILAKFLTSVLYGNPFVKKKVLTNPKEDFSKPAIIIANHTSFLDTLAIAMATHKIVYLVNDWVYDSPVFGKLVKALGFYPVSQGIENGKNKLKEKIDQGYSLVVFPEAERSYKNDVKRFHKGAFYLAEEFGLDILPLYIHGNSEVLPKGDFIIYDGNIIVKVGDRISKDDLSFGTTYKERAKNINYYFRSEFAKLRNEIEDENYFKKKLFLSFLYKETEVVKEVKNDFNINKSAYFELNKHIPKDANILHIADDFGQKDILLTLQEAGRRIFSLIKNEEKRQIAQNNYIVKRRKIIHIQNPSEITRNIDVLLISDATFDSSKIDKLPNIIVFLTAENVVFTNPAFNLVPTSESIRVFLHK; encoded by the coding sequence ATGCATCGCTTTTTCATTTATTTATATTATCTGATTGCCAAAAACAGATTTCTTTCTATCGCAGCAGCTTTAGGAATTTCACTTTTATGTCTTTTTTTTGCTTCGAAAATTAATTTTGAAGAAGATATTAATCAAATTATTCCCAAAAGCGAAAAGTCTGATCTTACCGCAAAAATCCTTAAACAACTTAACTTTTCAGATAAAATCATCGTCATCATCGAAAAAAAATCAAATGACGATCAATTTCAGTTATCCGAAACGGCTGATCATTTTTTAGAAAAAACGAAACCTCTGGCAAAATATATCAATTCGGTACAGGGGAAAGTAAATGATAGTGAGATTTCAGAAACTTTTGATTTTGTGAATCAGAATCTCCCTTTGTTTTTAGACGAAAACGATTACAGAGAGATTGAAAGAAAACTTGATAAAGACAGCATCGCAAAACAGGTTGAGAATAATTATGTTTCGTTGGTTTCACCGACCAGTCTGGTGACGAAAGATTTCATTAAAAAAGATCCGCTGGGAATCACATTTTTAGGAATCAAAAAACTAAACGCGCTCAATATCAGCAAAGATTTCAAACTAGAAGACAACTATGTCGTAACTAAAGAAGGGAAAAATCTCCTTCTTTTCATCGAACCCAAAAATAAAAGCAACGATACCAAAAACAACGAGTTTTTTGTTAATCAACTCAATCAAATTAAAGACAACCTCAACAAAGAATTCAAAGGAAAAACGGAATTGAGTTATTTCGGCTCACCGGTAATTGCGGTGGCAAACGCTCAACAAATTAAAAAAGACATTCAGAATACGGTTATTATTTCGATGACAGTTTTACTGATTTTGTTGATCTATTATTTTAGAAGTTTTTTTACGCCCATCATTATTTTTCTTCCTACTTTATTTTCAGTGTTGCTGGCGTTGCTGGTTTTGTATTTTATTAAAGATAAGATTTCGGCCATTTCATTGAGCGTTGGAGCAATTTTGATTGGAATCACAATTGATTACGCACTACACATTCTCACGCATTACAAGCACAACAATAATATTGAAGAGCTTTATAAAGAAATTACCCAACCCATTATTCTGAGTAGCGCGACGACCGCTGTTTCATTTCTGTGCCTGGTTTTTGTACGATCAGAAGCGTTGAAAGATTTGGGACTTTTCGCATCGATAACAGTTTTGTTTTCTTCGGTTTTGGCATTAATTATCGTTCCGCAACTGTATCATCCAAAGGAGAAATCGGATAAGTTAAACACCAATTTCATTGATAAAATCGGGCATTATCCTTACGAGAAAAACAAAACTTTGATTATTGGCTGTTCGCTTGTAATTGTTGCGTGTTTGTTTGGGTTTAAACATGTTGGTTTTAATGAAGATATTGGCGATTTAAATTACATTCCGAAAGATTTAAAAATAAGTGAGGCAAAACTAGAAAAGCTTTCCGACATCACTTCAAAATCTATCTACACAATTTCTTACGGAAATTCGGAAGGAGAAGCTTTGACAAAAAATTCGGATCTCAGTCGGTTTTTAGAGAAGGAAAAACAGGAAGGCAAAATTCTAAGCTACAATTCTCTTGGGAATGTTGTTTTATCCAAAGAAGATCAGCAAAAAAAAATACAGATCTGGCAAAACTTCTGGAATAAAAATAGAAAAGAACAAGCCGTTTCCGAATTGGCCTTCAATGGAAATAAATTTGGTTTCAATTCTTCAGCTTTTGATCAGTTTAATGAAAATTTAAATAAAACTTACTCCACTCTAACTTTAAACGATTACGAAAAAATAAATGCACTTCAGATCTCAGAATTTCTCAGTCAGGAAAATGGTTTTTACACTGTTTCGAATGTGGTAAAAGTAGACGAGAAAAAAAGAGATGAATTTATTAAAGATGTTGAAAAGAAACATGATGCCATCGCCATCGACCGTCAACAGATGAATGAGAACTTTTTGGGCTTGCTGAAAAGAGATTTTAACACATTGATTAATTATTCATTGCTGGCAATTCTGCTTACAATTATTGTTTTCTTCAGAAATTTCGAATTGACTTTGCTTACCATGTTTCCGATTGTCTTAACCGGAGTTGTGACAGCAGGAATTCTCTATTTTCTCGGTTTAGAATTAAATATTTTCAGCACCGTTGTCTGTACTTTGGTATTTGGAGTTGGAGACGATTTCAGTATTTTCCTGACTCAGGCGATGCAAAAAGAGCATACTACAGGAAAAAATCAGCTTCCTACTTATAGAATCTCGATTATTTTGGCAGTTTTTACAACGATTTTATCCATCGGCTCTTTAATTTTTGCCAAACATCCAGCTTTACATTCTTTGGCTTTGGTAGCTTTGATAGGAATGCTTTCTGTGATCATCATTACATCAGTTTTATATCCGTTCTGGTTTAGATTCTTAATTATTAACCGGGCTAAAAAAGGACTTTCGCCAATTACTTTAAGATTATTCTTACACTCTGTAATGCTCTTTATTTATTACGGTTTGGGCGGATTGATTTTTTCGGTAATCGGAAGCATTTTCGTGAAAAACTCAAAAGGAAAAACTTTAGATATCATTAAAATAATTTTAGCTAAATTTTTAACATCAGTTTTATACGGAAACCCATTTGTAAAGAAGAAAGTTCTTACCAATCCTAAAGAAGATTTTAGTAAACCTGCCATAATTATTGCAAATCACACTTCTTTTTTAGACACTTTAGCGATCGCAATGGCAACTCATAAAATTGTGTATTTGGTAAATGATTGGGTGTACGACTCCCCGGTTTTTGGAAAATTGGTAAAAGCTTTAGGATTTTATCCGGTTTCTCAAGGCATCGAAAATGGAAAAAATAAATTAAAAGAAAAAATAGATCAGGGATATTCTTTAGTCGTTTTCCCGGAAGCCGAAAGATCTTATAAAAATGACGTAAAACGATTTCACAAAGGTGCTTTTTATCTGGCCGAAGAATTTGGTTTAGATATTTTACCTCTCTACATTCATGGAAATTCTGAGGTTTTGCCAAAAGGTGACTTTATTATTTATGACGGTAATATTATTGTAAAAGTCGGCGACAGAATTAGCAAGGATGATCTATCATTCGGAACAACTTATAAAGAACGGGCGAAAAATATTAATTATTATTTCAGAAGTGAATTTGCCAAACTGCGAAACGAAATTGAAGACGAAAATTATTTTAAAAAGAAACTGTTTCTAAGCTTTCTTTACAAAGAGACGGAAGTTGTAAAAGAAGTCAAAAATGATTTCAATATAAATAAATCAGCTTATTTTGAGCTGAACAAACATATTCCGAAAGATGCCAATATCTTACATATCGCAGATGATTTTGGGCAGAAAGATATTTTACTTACACTTCAGGAGGCAGGACGAAGAATTTTCAGTTTAATTAAAAATGAAGAAAAAAGACAAATTGCACAAAATAATTATATTGTTAAAAGAAGAAAAATAATTCACATTCAGAACCCTTCGGAGATCACCAGAAATATTGATGTTCTATTAATTTCTGACGCAACGTTTGATTCAAGCAAAATAGATAAGCTTCCGAATATTATTGTTTTTCTGACTGCAGAGAATGTCGTTTTTACAAACCCTGCATTTAACTTAGTGCCTACTTCTGAATCAATAAGAGTATTCCTACACAAATAA
- a CDS encoding ABC transporter ATP-binding protein, producing the protein MENIIEIKNLYKKYKNSEDFSVNDISLNIDKNEIYGILGPNGAGKTTLISMLSGLIKPTSGSFTINGLSPKKDSSKIKQIIGVVPQEYALYPTLTAKENLLFFGSLYGLKNDYLHKAIDEALELMGLTKFANKKVDQFSGGMKRRCNLIAGTLHNPKVLFLDEPTVGVDVQSKKAIIDYLLDLNKKGTCIIYTSHHLSEAEEFCTKIAIIDHGKIHATGTPEELVERVANAENLEDVFISLTGKELRDVV; encoded by the coding sequence TTGGAGAATATCATCGAAATAAAAAACCTCTACAAGAAATACAAAAACTCGGAAGACTTTTCGGTTAATGATATTTCTTTGAACATCGATAAAAACGAAATCTACGGAATTCTCGGCCCCAACGGTGCGGGAAAAACCACATTGATTTCTATGCTTTCAGGTTTAATTAAGCCGACTTCCGGAAGTTTTACCATCAACGGTTTGTCACCTAAAAAGGACAGTTCAAAAATCAAACAAATCATCGGCGTTGTTCCGCAGGAATATGCGCTCTACCCAACTTTGACAGCGAAAGAAAACCTTCTGTTCTTCGGAAGTCTGTATGGTTTGAAAAACGATTATCTTCACAAAGCAATCGATGAAGCTTTGGAATTGATGGGATTAACCAAATTTGCCAATAAAAAGGTCGACCAGTTTTCAGGCGGAATGAAACGCCGTTGCAATCTGATTGCGGGAACACTTCATAACCCTAAAGTTTTGTTTCTGGATGAGCCGACCGTTGGCGTGGACGTTCAATCGAAAAAAGCAATTATCGATTATCTTTTAGATTTAAATAAAAAAGGGACGTGCATTATTTACACATCACACCACCTTTCTGAAGCAGAGGAATTTTGTACAAAAATCGCTATCATCGACCATGGAAAAATCCACGCGACAGGAACTCCGGAAGAATTGGTTGAAAGAGTTGCCAATGCGGAAAACCTGGAGGATGTTTTCATTTCATTAACCGGAAAAGAATTGAGAGATGTTGTATAA
- a CDS encoding ABC transporter permease, whose amino-acid sequence MELKEENLINIHHFLPHREPMLMADYILELTPEKVITSFEIKSENIFVHNNHFAEAGLIEHSAQTSSSILGQSFFANPESNTKVIGFITNIKKIEIFALPKVGDTIISKASLISQYENICQIFCETFLGDELLIRTEISLFIQELKS is encoded by the coding sequence ATGGAGTTAAAAGAAGAAAACCTCATCAACATTCATCATTTTTTACCACATCGTGAACCGATGCTGATGGCTGATTACATTCTTGAGCTTACTCCGGAAAAGGTGATTACTTCTTTTGAAATCAAATCTGAAAACATCTTTGTTCACAACAACCATTTTGCAGAAGCAGGTCTTATCGAGCATTCAGCACAGACTTCATCCTCAATTCTCGGACAGAGTTTTTTTGCAAATCCGGAGTCAAATACGAAGGTGATCGGCTTTATTACCAATATTAAAAAAATTGAAATTTTCGCCTTGCCAAAAGTTGGTGACACGATTATTTCTAAAGCTTCATTGATTTCGCAGTATGAAAACATCTGCCAGATTTTCTGCGAAACATTTTTAGGAGATGAATTACTGATTCGTACAGAGATAAGTTTGTTTATTCAGGAACTGAAATCGTAG
- a CDS encoding dialkylrecorsinol condensing enzyme DarA, producing MQKNVLVLYYTQTGQLEDIMKNIAQPFEDKKDEYLVTYYNIQLIEDFPFPWPSDVFFNTFPESYLQIPSEILPPPENVLNKKYDLILFGYQVWYLTPSIPIISFLKSSYAEGLLKNTPIVTVSGTRNMWMLSQEKLKVYLKNLNASLVGNIALVDRHDNYTSVLTILRWLTTGQKEKSGILPAAGVSDEEINGAGKYGKIIENHFDDNDFANLQPDLVKNGAVEIRPFLVRVEKVGNKIFTVWSNLIIKKKEKRPLLIKFFKVYLMAAIWIISPIVLVFHILLAPLLWSKRQKQKEYLQGINLK from the coding sequence ATGCAGAAAAACGTACTTGTTCTCTATTATACACAGACTGGTCAGTTGGAGGATATTATGAAAAATATTGCCCAGCCGTTTGAGGATAAAAAAGACGAATATCTAGTCACTTACTACAACATTCAGCTGATAGAGGATTTTCCTTTCCCTTGGCCGAGTGATGTTTTTTTCAATACTTTCCCCGAATCTTATTTGCAGATTCCGAGCGAGATTCTTCCGCCACCAGAAAATGTGCTGAATAAAAAATATGACCTTATCCTTTTCGGATATCAGGTTTGGTACCTTACTCCTTCTATTCCTATTATTTCATTTTTGAAAAGCAGTTATGCAGAAGGTTTATTAAAAAACACACCCATCGTTACCGTTTCCGGAACCAGAAATATGTGGATGCTTTCTCAGGAAAAATTAAAAGTTTATTTAAAAAATTTAAACGCCAGTTTAGTCGGAAACATCGCATTGGTAGACAGACACGATAATTACACAAGTGTTTTAACAATTCTTCGCTGGCTGACAACCGGACAAAAAGAAAAATCAGGAATACTGCCTGCAGCCGGAGTTTCAGATGAAGAAATCAACGGTGCCGGAAAATACGGTAAGATCATTGAAAATCATTTCGACGACAATGATTTTGCAAATCTACAGCCCGATCTGGTAAAAAACGGAGCCGTAGAAATCAGACCATTTCTGGTGCGTGTAGAGAAAGTAGGCAACAAAATCTTTACAGTATGGAGTAATCTGATTATCAAGAAAAAAGAAAAACGACCTTTGCTGATCAAATTCTTTAAAGTATATTTGATGGCAGCAATATGGATTATTTCACCTATTGTTTTGGTTTTTCATATATTATTAGCGCCCCTTTTGTGGTCTAAAAGACAGAAACAAAAAGAATATTTACAAGGAATTAATTTAAAATAG
- a CDS encoding ABC transporter permease, with the protein MLYKLWRSFIKEIQLLKRDSGGIVIIFLMPLLLIITITLIQDSTFKNLEGSKIPIIFIDNDKSEVSKVIKKELETSKTFELITDYNEKSAEKAVFTGDYQMAIVIPENLTKDLNSNIDSKVQTVVSSFGLEADSTATKTVASKTKDIHLYFDPATNAGFKNSVMNAINKMVFEIENKKIYKAFQDQLGTTEDLENNSLITFKEITPNKGKLDVIPNSVQHNVPAWALFAIFFIVVPLSINLVKEKSQGTSVRIRTSPTPYFIHILGKTFTYLIICVIQFLLMVAVGIWIFPLMDLPQFDVSGKIFHLLIVTLFAGLAAIGFGILIGTVSNTQEQSAPFGATSVVVLAAIGGIWVPVFLMPEFMQKIAQFSPMNWGLNAYYDIILRNSGIGEIAKELIFLFLFYIAMVTVSLLYERKQNSV; encoded by the coding sequence ATGTTGTATAAATTGTGGAGAAGTTTCATCAAAGAAATTCAGTTATTGAAAAGAGATTCAGGTGGAATTGTCATCATTTTTCTGATGCCGTTGCTTTTGATCATTACCATTACTTTAATTCAGGATTCTACATTCAAAAACCTGGAAGGTTCAAAAATCCCGATTATTTTCATTGATAATGATAAATCTGAAGTTTCAAAAGTCATCAAAAAAGAACTGGAAACCAGCAAAACATTCGAACTGATTACCGATTACAACGAAAAATCGGCCGAGAAAGCCGTGTTTACGGGAGATTATCAAATGGCCATTGTCATTCCGGAAAATTTAACGAAAGATTTAAATTCAAATATCGATTCCAAAGTTCAGACCGTTGTCAGCTCGTTTGGTTTAGAAGCCGATTCAACTGCGACAAAAACTGTTGCCTCAAAAACGAAAGACATTCATCTCTATTTCGACCCAGCTACCAACGCAGGTTTCAAAAATTCCGTAATGAATGCCATCAACAAAATGGTTTTCGAAATCGAAAATAAAAAAATCTACAAAGCCTTCCAGGACCAACTAGGAACGACGGAAGACCTTGAAAATAATAGCTTAATTACCTTCAAAGAAATCACACCCAACAAAGGCAAACTGGATGTAATACCAAATTCCGTTCAGCACAACGTTCCGGCGTGGGCATTGTTTGCGATTTTCTTTATTGTGGTGCCCTTGTCGATTAATTTAGTGAAAGAAAAAAGTCAGGGAACGAGCGTGAGAATCCGTACGAGTCCGACGCCGTATTTCATTCATATTTTAGGAAAAACTTTCACTTATTTAATCATTTGCGTCATCCAGTTTTTGCTGATGGTTGCAGTAGGAATCTGGATTTTTCCGCTGATGGATTTGCCTCAATTTGATGTTTCTGGAAAAATATTCCATCTTTTAATAGTCACTCTTTTCGCCGGATTAGCAGCGATAGGATTTGGAATTTTAATCGGAACCGTTTCCAACACACAGGAACAGTCGGCGCCGTTTGGAGCGACTTCGGTAGTTGTTTTGGCAGCAATTGGGGGAATCTGGGTTCCCGTTTTCCTGATGCCCGAATTTATGCAGAAAATTGCGCAGTTTTCCCCTATGAATTGGGGCTTAAATGCGTATTACGATATCATTTTAAGAAACAGCGGCATTGGCGAAATTGCCAAAGAACTGATTTTCTTATTTTTATTTTATATTGCGATGGTCACTGTTTCTTTACTTTACGAAAGGAAACAAAATAGTGTTTAG
- a CDS encoding EpsG family protein: MSLLHPYFIIAIIYMLFFSIQEVFGNKVEKKWFWFLGVYLIVLAGFRDNVGPDYGSYKMIYFYSGSKEYINIFLKALHLEGSENVDLEWLYALINKVLLNVFNAPYYILTFVIAIFAIYFKVEYTEDNTFYPFTFTLFMFIPNFFIGESGQIRQNLGTFIVYFSLRFIKERKLLLYLFWMFIATGIHNVCYLFLPMYWLVRIPLNKTIMLVLIIASVFASPFEVYRVFGDFLTNMSSESMLVDGFNGYMDESSQRLNGGFGIPEVMLMIITFFLFVFDDKMVKEYPYYEYHRVYVVMGICLYFIFKNNPIFSSRLAGAFIGFSYIIIINAMYVVQANTKKLIYTFIIALVFFNFVVFSSFQNIIGGRYTIDLYKNYILP, from the coding sequence ATGAGTTTACTGCATCCTTACTTTATTATAGCAATTATCTATATGCTTTTTTTTAGCATTCAGGAGGTTTTTGGCAATAAGGTCGAGAAAAAATGGTTTTGGTTTTTGGGCGTTTATTTGATTGTACTCGCGGGTTTTCGTGATAATGTGGGGCCAGATTACGGAAGTTATAAGATGATTTATTTCTACTCCGGATCGAAAGAATATATCAATATTTTCTTAAAAGCACTACACCTTGAAGGTTCAGAAAATGTAGATTTAGAATGGCTTTATGCTTTGATAAATAAGGTGTTGCTAAATGTTTTTAACGCACCATACTACATTCTTACTTTTGTGATCGCAATTTTTGCCATCTATTTTAAAGTTGAGTATACCGAAGATAACACGTTTTATCCTTTTACTTTTACGCTTTTTATGTTTATTCCCAACTTTTTTATTGGCGAAAGTGGGCAGATCAGGCAAAATTTGGGAACTTTCATCGTTTACTTCTCACTAAGATTCATCAAAGAAAGGAAGCTTCTTCTATATTTGTTTTGGATGTTTATAGCTACCGGAATTCATAATGTATGTTACCTTTTTTTACCGATGTATTGGCTCGTAAGGATTCCTCTAAATAAAACGATAATGCTGGTGCTGATTATTGCATCGGTCTTTGCCTCACCATTCGAAGTTTACAGGGTTTTCGGCGATTTTCTTACTAATATGTCTTCTGAAAGTATGCTTGTTGATGGTTTTAACGGATATATGGATGAATCTTCTCAAAGGTTAAATGGTGGTTTTGGTATTCCTGAAGTCATGCTGATGATCATTACATTTTTTCTGTTTGTTTTTGATGATAAGATGGTTAAAGAATATCCTTATTACGAATATCACAGAGTCTATGTAGTAATGGGAATCTGTCTGTATTTTATATTCAAAAATAATCCTATCTTTTCTTCAAGGCTTGCGGGAGCATTCATTGGCTTTTCTTATATCATCATCATCAATGCGATGTATGTAGTGCAAGCAAATACCAAAAAATTAATTTACACCTTTATTATTGCACTGGTATTTTTTAACTTTGTTGTTTTTTCAAGTTTCCAAAACATCATCGGTGGCAGATATACGATTGATCTCTATAAAAACTATATTCTGCCTTAA
- a CDS encoding beta-ketoacyl-ACP synthase III, with protein sequence MQDVFITKASTYFPNEPVSNDEMESYLGLVNNTPSKARALILRNNKIKTRYYALDKEGKPTHTNAQITAKAVEGLFDEHFKKEDMQLLSCGTSSADQIQPSHSSMVHGELNIGKSVEINTATGLCNSGMNALNYGFLNIKAGVKDNAVCVGSERMSAWMTADKFNHEAENLKLLEERPIVAFKREFLRWMLSDGAAAFLLEPKPRENETSLKIEWIDFYSYAHQIEACMYSGCEKQEDGSLKSWAEYPAEEWLNQSIFALKQDTKILDKYILVKGAESLRTSFDKHQLDPDTVDHVLAHISSGYFKEGLKEEFANVGLDFPWEKWFYNLSEVGNVGAGSIFIAVEQLMNSGRLKKGEKILLCVPESGRFAYSCALLTVC encoded by the coding sequence ATGCAAGACGTATTTATAACAAAAGCTTCAACATACTTCCCGAATGAGCCGGTTTCGAATGACGAAATGGAAAGCTATCTTGGATTGGTAAATAATACACCTTCTAAGGCAAGAGCCTTAATTCTAAGGAACAATAAAATAAAAACCAGATACTACGCTTTAGATAAAGAAGGCAAACCAACACATACCAATGCCCAAATCACTGCAAAAGCAGTAGAAGGACTCTTCGATGAGCATTTTAAAAAAGAAGACATGCAGCTTTTGTCTTGCGGAACATCTTCGGCAGATCAGATTCAGCCATCACACTCTTCAATGGTGCATGGCGAACTGAATATCGGCAAATCTGTAGAAATCAATACGGCAACAGGTCTTTGCAATTCTGGGATGAATGCATTGAACTATGGTTTTCTAAATATCAAAGCAGGTGTAAAAGACAACGCTGTCTGTGTAGGTTCTGAAAGAATGTCTGCATGGATGACCGCTGATAAATTTAATCATGAAGCTGAAAATTTAAAATTGCTGGAAGAAAGACCCATCGTAGCTTTCAAAAGAGAGTTTTTGAGATGGATGCTTTCTGATGGTGCCGCTGCGTTTTTATTGGAACCAAAACCAAGAGAAAACGAGACTTCACTGAAAATAGAATGGATTGATTTCTATTCATATGCACACCAAATTGAAGCTTGTATGTATTCAGGTTGTGAAAAGCAGGAAGACGGGAGTTTAAAATCATGGGCAGAATATCCTGCTGAAGAGTGGCTGAACCAATCTATCTTTGCTTTAAAACAGGATACTAAAATTCTTGATAAATATATTCTTGTAAAAGGCGCCGAAAGTTTGAGAACTTCATTCGACAAACATCAGCTTGATCCGGACACAGTAGATCATGTTTTGGCACATATTTCTTCCGGTTACTTTAAAGAAGGTTTAAAAGAAGAATTTGCCAATGTTGGATTAGATTTCCCATGGGAAAAATGGTTCTATAATCTTTCAGAAGTTGGAAACGTAGGCGCAGGATCTATCTTTATCGCTGTAGAACAGTTGATGAATTCAGGAAGACTGAAAAAAGGAGAAAAAATACTTCTTTGTGTTCCTGAAAGTGGAAGATTCGCTTACTCTTGTGCATTGCTAACGGTTTGCTAA